Proteins encoded in a region of the Corvus hawaiiensis isolate bCorHaw1 chromosome 31, bCorHaw1.pri.cur, whole genome shotgun sequence genome:
- the LOC125318856 gene encoding serine/threonine-protein kinase PAK 3-like isoform X1 yields the protein MSSKQLGLSEATKMPAGTSTLAFSQSLGEEKSRLLGFLGALLDRCIFGVTPGCLEHWLMDGHLTRGWRHARPLGSPAGSAPPLAPSLAEEEAEEEPNDKKPPSVVHPQPERAEPLSLDARSAVQRAAAPARSAAASTPPHASTSSSSPAQQLEMREEQSLRRLRSIVSLGEPRRKYSAFEELGRGGFGAVYKALDASTGQQVAIKKMALQEEMSEELAVNEIVVMRDSRNPNIVTYLDSYLVDGELWLAMEFMDGGTLYDVLGAVYLEEGQIGAVCRECLQGLHFLHSRRVIHRDVKSCNILVSMDGSVKLADFGLCAQLTPERDKCSSSVGTPSWMAPEVVRGEAYGPKVDIWSLGIVGLEMVEGEAPYQREPRLRVLELIERNGAPKLQNPRQHSALLRDFLRCCLQTDEDRRWSAQELLKHPFVTSGDPASSLAALIISAKQVQEDWRGDACA from the exons ATGTCATCAAAGCAGTTAGGGCTTTCAGAAGCAACAAAGATGCCAGCAGGAACAAGCACACTTGCTTTTAGTCAAAGCCTTGGGGAGGAAAAGTCACGTTTGCTTGGATTTCTTGGGGCCCTGCTGGATCGGTGCATTTTCGGAGTTACCCCGGGATGCCTTGAGCACTGGCTTATGGACG GTCACCTCACACGCGGATGGAGACACGCCCGTCCTTTG ggctcaccagcagggtcagcacctcctctggctccctctcttgctgaggaagaggctgaagagGAGCCAAATGACAAGAAGCCTCCATCTGTTGTCCATCCACAGCCTGAACGTGCAGAGCCA ctctctcttgACGCGCGCTCTGCCGTTCAACGTGCCGCTGCACCGGCGcggtctgcagcagccagcactcccCCACATGCCAGCACTTCgtccagcagcccagcccagcagctggagatgagagaggagcagagcctgaggagACTGA gGAGCATTGTGAGTCTGGGCGAGCCGAGGAGGAAATACTCGGCGTTTGAAGAACTCGGACGAGG gggttttggagctgtttatAAAGCCCTCGACGCCAGCACAGGACAACAG GTGGCCATCAAGAAAATGGCGCTTCAAGAGGAGATGTCCGAGGAGCTGGCTGTCAATGAAATCGTGGTCATGAGGGACAGTAGGAACCCCAATATTGTTACCTACTTAGACAG ctacCTGGTCGACGGGGAGCTCTGGCTGGCGATGGAGTTCATGGACGGCGGCACGTTGTATGATGTACTCGGGGCAGTGTACCTCGAGGAAGGACAGATAGGCGCTGTCTGTCGGGAG TGCCTGCAAGGACTGCATTTCCTTCATTCCCGCCGAGTCATCCACAGAGACGTCAAAAGCTGCAACATTCTTGTGAGCATGGACGGATCTGTGAAATTGG CTGACTTTGgcctctgtgctcagctcacCCCTGAGCGCGACAAGTGCAGCTCCAGCGTCGGCACTCCCAGCTGGATGGCGCCGGAAGTCGTGAGAGGAGAAGCCTACGGCCCCAAAGTGGACATCTGGTCACTGGGGATCGTGGGGCTGGAAATGGTGGAAGGGGAAGCTCCTTACCAGAGGGAACCCCGTCTCAGG GTTTTAGAACTGATAGAAAGGAACGGGGccccaaaactgcaaaaccccaggcagcactcgGCTCTCCTGCGCGACTTTCTccgctgctgcctgcagacagaTGAGGACAGGCGCTGGTCTGCCCAGGAACTCCTGaag CATCCTTTTGTGACCTCAGGCgatcctgcctccagcctggctgctctgatCATCTCAGCCAAGCAAGTGCAGGAAGACTGGAGAGGAGACGCTTGCGCCTGA
- the LOC125318856 gene encoding serine/threonine-protein kinase PAK 3-like isoform X2: protein MIGQVCAAVCTVFSVAYSGYFLTHLTRHLTRGWRHARPLGSPAGSAPPLAPSLAEEEAEEEPNDKKPPSVVHPQPERAEPLSLDARSAVQRAAAPARSAAASTPPHASTSSSSPAQQLEMREEQSLRRLRSIVSLGEPRRKYSAFEELGRGGFGAVYKALDASTGQQVAIKKMALQEEMSEELAVNEIVVMRDSRNPNIVTYLDSYLVDGELWLAMEFMDGGTLYDVLGAVYLEEGQIGAVCRECLQGLHFLHSRRVIHRDVKSCNILVSMDGSVKLADFGLCAQLTPERDKCSSSVGTPSWMAPEVVRGEAYGPKVDIWSLGIVGLEMVEGEAPYQREPRLRVLELIERNGAPKLQNPRQHSALLRDFLRCCLQTDEDRRWSAQELLKHPFVTSGDPASSLAALIISAKQVQEDWRGDACA from the exons ATGATCGGGCAAGTCTGTGCCGCGGTTTGCACGGTTTTTTCTGTGGCGTATTCCGGCTACTTCCTGACCCACCTGACTC GTCACCTCACACGCGGATGGAGACACGCCCGTCCTTTG ggctcaccagcagggtcagcacctcctctggctccctctcttgctgaggaagaggctgaagagGAGCCAAATGACAAGAAGCCTCCATCTGTTGTCCATCCACAGCCTGAACGTGCAGAGCCA ctctctcttgACGCGCGCTCTGCCGTTCAACGTGCCGCTGCACCGGCGcggtctgcagcagccagcactcccCCACATGCCAGCACTTCgtccagcagcccagcccagcagctggagatgagagaggagcagagcctgaggagACTGA gGAGCATTGTGAGTCTGGGCGAGCCGAGGAGGAAATACTCGGCGTTTGAAGAACTCGGACGAGG gggttttggagctgtttatAAAGCCCTCGACGCCAGCACAGGACAACAG GTGGCCATCAAGAAAATGGCGCTTCAAGAGGAGATGTCCGAGGAGCTGGCTGTCAATGAAATCGTGGTCATGAGGGACAGTAGGAACCCCAATATTGTTACCTACTTAGACAG ctacCTGGTCGACGGGGAGCTCTGGCTGGCGATGGAGTTCATGGACGGCGGCACGTTGTATGATGTACTCGGGGCAGTGTACCTCGAGGAAGGACAGATAGGCGCTGTCTGTCGGGAG TGCCTGCAAGGACTGCATTTCCTTCATTCCCGCCGAGTCATCCACAGAGACGTCAAAAGCTGCAACATTCTTGTGAGCATGGACGGATCTGTGAAATTGG CTGACTTTGgcctctgtgctcagctcacCCCTGAGCGCGACAAGTGCAGCTCCAGCGTCGGCACTCCCAGCTGGATGGCGCCGGAAGTCGTGAGAGGAGAAGCCTACGGCCCCAAAGTGGACATCTGGTCACTGGGGATCGTGGGGCTGGAAATGGTGGAAGGGGAAGCTCCTTACCAGAGGGAACCCCGTCTCAGG GTTTTAGAACTGATAGAAAGGAACGGGGccccaaaactgcaaaaccccaggcagcactcgGCTCTCCTGCGCGACTTTCTccgctgctgcctgcagacagaTGAGGACAGGCGCTGGTCTGCCCAGGAACTCCTGaag CATCCTTTTGTGACCTCAGGCgatcctgcctccagcctggctgctctgatCATCTCAGCCAAGCAAGTGCAGGAAGACTGGAGAGGAGACGCTTGCGCCTGA
- the LOC125318747 gene encoding serine/threonine-protein kinase PAK 3-like, protein MIGQVCAAVCTVFSVAYSGYFLTHLTRHLTRGWRHARPLGSPAGSAPPLAPSLAEEEAEEEPNDKKPPSVVHPQPERAEPLSLDARSAVQRAAAPARSAAASTPPHASTSSSSPAQQLEMREEQSLRRLRSIVSLGEPRRKYSAFEELGRGGFGAVYKALDASTGQQVAIKKMALQEEMSEELAVNEIVVMRDSRNPNIVTYLDSYLVDGELWLAMEFMDGGTLYDVLGAVYLEEGQIGAVCRECLQGLHFLHSRRVIHRDVKSCNILVSMDGSVKLADFGLCAQLTPERDKCSSSVGTPSWMAPEVVRGEAYGPKVDIWSLGIVGLEMVEGEAPYQREPRLRLR, encoded by the exons ATGATCGGGCAAGTCTGTGCCGCGGTTTGCACGGTTTTTTCTGTGGCGTATTCCGGCTACTTCCTGACCCACCTGACTC GTCACCTCACACGCGGATGGAGACACGCCCGTCCTTTG ggctcaccagcagggtcagcacctcctctggctccctctcttgctgaggaagaggctgaagagGAGCCAAATGACAAGAAGCCTCCATCTGTTGTCCATCCACAGCCTGAACGTGCAGAGCCA ctctctcttgACGCGCGCTCTGCCGTTCAACGTGCCGCTGCACCGGCGcggtctgcagcagccagcactcccCCACATGCCAGCACTTCgtccagcagcccagcccagcagctggagatgagagaggagcagagcctgaggagACTGA gGAGCATTGTGAGTCTGGGCGAGCCGAGGAGGAAATACTCGGCGTTTGAAGAACTCGGACGAGG gggttttggagctgtttatAAAGCCCTCGACGCCAGCACAGGACAACAG GTGGCCATCAAGAAAATGGCGCTTCAAGAGGAGATGTCCGAGGAGCTGGCTGTCAATGAAATCGTGGTCATGAGGGACAGTAGGAACCCCAATATTGTTACCTACTTAGACAG ctacCTGGTCGACGGGGAGCTCTGGCTGGCGATGGAGTTCATGGACGGCGGCACGTTGTATGATGTACTCGGGGCAGTGTACCTCGAGGAAGGACAGATAGGCGCTGTCTGTCGGGAG TGCCTGCAAGGACTGCATTTCCTTCATTCCCGCCGAGTCATCCACAGAGACGTCAAAAGCTGCAACATTCTTGTGAGCATGGACGGATCTGTGAAATTGG CTGACTTTGgcctctgtgctcagctcacCCCTGAGCGCGACAAGTGCAGCTCCAGCGTCGGCACTCCCAGCTGGATGGCGCCGGAAGTCGTGAGAGGAGAAGCCTACGGCCCCAAAGTGGACATCTGGTCACTGGGGATCGTGGGGCTGGAAATGGTGGAAGGGGAAGCTCCTTACCAGAGGGAACCCCGTCTCAGGCTAAG GTAG